The following are from one region of the Vitis riparia cultivar Riparia Gloire de Montpellier isolate 1030 chromosome 14, EGFV_Vit.rip_1.0, whole genome shotgun sequence genome:
- the LOC117931348 gene encoding uncharacterized protein LOC117931348, which translates to MAPKRQFLPLLLLLSLSAFFLYSHYHSSLHLYLSSHSLNPNPHLNLPSNLNPPLNSIPSPSNFSFILKVLTFDRLSSLSRCLRSLAAAHYGRDTVHLHIYVDHFPHADNVGKSELLLDQKLDESRRILEFIDGFDWKFGQKVVHYRTGNVGLQAQWLEAWWPSSDHEFAFVVEDDLEVSPLYYKFLKALIQNYYYNSSNFSPSIYGASLQRPRFVPGKHGNKIQLDDETHIFLYQLVGTWGQLLFPKPWKEFRLWYDIHKAKGIKPFLQGMVTTGWYKKMGERIWTPWFISFIHSRGYFNIYTNFLHERALSVSHRDAGVNYGKTAGPDSYLLDESSLDIDLLEMQPLTKLKWYDFCFKEVHPGTVVRSFEELGSVLHSLQKQDTIILVSLFGASERVIRNLLCHFESFNIQNYIFMGPNSDFLLDLARRGHPVIDVDQFLSSVRAHKMKTLQDSDMEVKKYILVKAYVIQKCLESGYNSWVVDGNMLFLSSAPFLDFIDATYDFHAGKTPEILFVRSSSSARKIWVDDFIHKVALMVDSVLGMGRGRIPTTEGKTFVYIVGELFKQEGMRIKWVDEGTLGLEIDSRNANQTSQGNGKKMVFWSPEIGSDMIQKRLEELGLWIIDSDSSCTAVVCHQS; encoded by the exons ATGGCACCCAAGAGACAGTTTCTTCCTCTCCTTCTCCTCCTTTCTCTCTCAGCTTTCTTCCTCTACTCTCATTACCACTCCTCTCTCCACCTCTACCTCTCTTCCCACTCCTTAAACCCTAATCCTCACCTCAATCTTCCCTCAAATCTCAATCCACCGCTAAACTCAATTCCCAGTCCCtctaatttctctttcattCTCAAAGTCCTCACCTTCGACCGCCTCTCCTCCCTTTCCCGCTGCCTCCGCTCTCTTGCCGCCGCCCACTACGGCCGCGACACCGTCCACCTCCACATCTATGTTGACCATTTTCCTCACGCGGACAATGTCGGCAAGTCTGAGCTGTTGTTGGATCAGAAGCTGGACGAATCGCGCCGGATTCTGGAGTTCATTGACGGGTTCGATTGGAAATTTGGGCAGAAGGTGGTGCATTACCGGACTGGGAATGTGGGGTTGCAGGCGCAATGGTTGGAGGCGTGGTGGCCCAGCTCCGATCACGAGTTTGCCTTCGTTGTGGAGGATGATTTGGAGGTCTCGCCTCTTTATTACAAGTTTTTGAAGGCTTTGATTCAGAATTATTACTACAATTCCTCCAATTTCAGTCCTTCGATTTATGGGGCTTCGCTGCAACGACCAAGGTTTGTTCCAG GTAAGCACGGAAACAAAATTCAATTGGATGATGAAACACATATTTTCTTGTACCAGCTGGTTGGCACTTGGGGTCAGCTTCTCTTTCCAAAACCTTGGAAAGAGTTCCGTTTATGGTATGATATACACAAGGCCAAGGGCATCAAGCCATTTCTGCAGGGgatg GTAACAACAGGATGGTACAAGAAGATGGGTGAGAGAATTTGGACTCCTtggtttattagttttattcattctCGTGGTTATTTTAACATCTACACAAACTTTCTACATGAAAGAGCACTCAGTGTCTCTCATAGAGATGCTGGTGTCAACTATGGGAAAACAGCTGGTCCAGATTCATATTTACTCGACGAAAGTTCACTTGATATTGATCTTCTGGAGATGCAACCTCTGACTAAGCTAAAGTGGTATGATTTCTGTTTCAAAGAAGTACATCCTGGAACAGTTGTaaggagttttgaagaactCGGATCTGTTCTTCACTCTCTGCAAAAACAGGATACCATTATACTTGTGAGCCTGTTTGGAGCATCTGAAAGAGTCATAAGGAATTTGCTGTGCCACTTTGAGAGTTTCAATATTCAGAACTACATTTTTATGGGCCCGAATTCGGACTTCCTTCTTGATCTTGCTAGAAGGGGTCATCCTGTGATTGATGTGGACCAATTTCTCAGCAGTGTCAGAGCTCATAAAATGAAGACTCTCCAAGATTCTGATATGGAGGTCAAGAAGTATATCTTAGTAAAGGCGTATGTAATCCAGAAGTGTCTGGAGTCTGGGTACAATTCTTGGGTGGTTGATGGGAACATGCTTTTTCTCAGCAGTGCCCCGTTTCTTGATTTCATTGATGCTACCTATGACTTCCATGCTGGGAAGACCCCAGAAATTTTATTTGTCCGGAGCTCATCTTCTGCCCGGAAGATTTGGGTCGATGATTTTATTCACAAAGTGGCACTAATGGTGGATTCTGTTCTGGGAATGGGAAGAGGTCGAATACCAACAACAGAAGGTAAAACATTTGTGTATATAGTGGGAGAGTTGTTCAAACAGGAGGGCATGAGGATTAAATGGGTCGATGAGGGAACACTGGGTTTAGAGATTGATTCCAGAAATGCTAATCAGACCTCTCAGGGGAATGGAAAAAAGATGGTTTTCTGGTCCCCGGAAATAGGCTCAGATATGATTCAGAAACGGCTTGAAGAATTGGGTCTGTGGATCATAGATAGTGACTCTTCTTGTACGGCTGTTGTATGTCACCAATCATAG